One Succinispira mobilis DSM 6222 genomic window carries:
- a CDS encoding glutaredoxin domain-containing protein: MLKVYSIEECTWCAKVKRYLQQKGVEYLEINVEENEQAFKEMLRISGQQTVPVLEKDGQVVVGFDKKQIDELLQA; this comes from the coding sequence ATGCTAAAAGTTTATTCAATTGAAGAATGTACTTGGTGTGCGAAAGTAAAACGCTATTTACAACAAAAAGGTGTAGAGTATTTAGAAATTAATGTCGAAGAAAACGAGCAGGCTTTTAAAGAAATGCTAAGAATTTCAGGGCAACAGACAGTTCCCGTATTAGAAAAAGACGGTCAAGTTGTTGTTGGTTTTGATAAGAAACAAATTGATGAATTACTTCAAGCCTAG
- the mutL gene encoding DNA mismatch repair endonuclease MutL produces the protein MAKIKILDKNVANQIAAGEVVERPASVIKELVENSLDAGATVIDVEIIQGGIEYLRVTDNGQGMSAEDALLAIERHATSKINLAEDLAKIHTLGFRGEALPSIASVSEFKLLTRTKEDELAIIVQVAGGSVKELEKTGANLGTTVFVENLFYNLPARRKFLKTVSTEARYINEVITKLALSRPDVKFTLKNNERLVLKTPGSGQLQDCIQALYGSEVAEALLTVNLQAAGIVVTGFVSRPSFTKSSRILQLAFVNKRSITSKLVYRAIDAAYQSKIARGTHPFALLNITIDTEQVDVNVHPQKQEVKFSDDSFVYRHLYRAILNALEYPLEELVLQEKQGTQNIEAISNAAEVSKDNSPRLVSFCQEKNYIYPKQQETGEIWRAAHSEIEATIRNNVATKQQERSQIITEVERSSVATTTVVPNIALESMKTINEKSFFNEELSELKTGFDPITGEVASVVVPLQDASSLFEDKKFSKLQALGQVLNKYILAEQGDKLVIIDQHAAHERIIYDKLVQQEQANYVQELLVPEYIKLLRSEEQLIQENLAHFLQIGLQLEFVGQQTVRVASVPAAINSENFREFFNYLLQTLLEYKKPTLADFRQAVAHSVACKAAIKAGKNLDLGQMQLLLEELLATTHPFTCPHGRPIMIEFTDHELNKMFKRS, from the coding sequence ATGGCGAAAATTAAAATTTTAGATAAAAATGTGGCCAATCAAATAGCGGCAGGCGAAGTAGTAGAACGGCCCGCTTCGGTTATAAAAGAGTTAGTGGAAAATTCTTTGGATGCTGGGGCGACAGTAATAGATGTTGAAATTATCCAAGGCGGGATAGAGTATTTACGAGTTACTGATAATGGGCAAGGAATGTCGGCTGAAGATGCCTTGCTGGCTATTGAAAGGCATGCAACAAGTAAGATAAACCTTGCAGAGGATTTGGCTAAAATTCATACATTAGGTTTTCGAGGTGAAGCCTTGCCAAGTATTGCTTCGGTTTCAGAATTTAAGCTTTTGACACGTACTAAAGAAGATGAGCTGGCAATTATTGTACAAGTTGCAGGTGGTTCGGTAAAAGAGCTAGAAAAAACAGGAGCAAACTTAGGAACGACGGTATTTGTGGAAAACTTATTCTATAATTTGCCCGCAAGGCGTAAATTTTTAAAAACAGTTAGTACGGAAGCAAGATATATAAATGAAGTTATAACCAAATTAGCTTTATCAAGGCCAGATGTAAAGTTTACTTTGAAAAATAATGAGCGACTAGTTTTAAAAACACCGGGTAGTGGACAGTTGCAGGACTGTATTCAGGCTCTATATGGTAGTGAAGTGGCGGAAGCTTTGTTAACTGTGAATTTGCAAGCTGCGGGCATTGTGGTTACGGGATTCGTTAGTCGACCTAGTTTTACTAAAAGTAGTAGAATTTTGCAATTAGCTTTTGTCAATAAACGTAGTATTACTAGCAAGCTTGTATATCGTGCTATTGATGCGGCTTATCAATCTAAAATAGCTCGAGGAACACATCCCTTTGCACTTTTAAACATTACAATTGATACTGAACAGGTTGATGTTAATGTGCATCCTCAAAAACAAGAAGTAAAGTTTAGCGATGATAGTTTTGTTTATCGGCATCTTTATCGTGCCATTTTAAATGCTTTAGAATATCCATTAGAGGAATTAGTTTTGCAAGAAAAACAAGGAACTCAAAATATCGAGGCAATAAGCAATGCCGCAGAAGTTTCCAAGGATAATTCTCCAAGACTGGTAAGTTTTTGCCAAGAAAAGAATTATATTTATCCTAAACAGCAAGAAACAGGTGAAATTTGGCGGGCTGCTCATTCGGAAATAGAGGCAACAATTAGAAATAATGTTGCCACAAAGCAACAAGAGCGGTCGCAAATTATTACTGAAGTAGAACGTAGCTCAGTAGCGACAACAACAGTAGTGCCTAATATAGCGCTAGAAAGCATGAAAACTATAAATGAAAAATCTTTCTTCAATGAGGAACTTTCAGAATTAAAAACTGGATTTGATCCAATTACGGGCGAGGTAGCTTCAGTTGTTGTTCCTCTTCAAGATGCTAGTTCATTGTTTGAGGATAAAAAGTTTTCTAAATTGCAAGCTCTAGGACAAGTTTTAAACAAATATATTTTAGCAGAACAAGGGGATAAACTAGTAATTATAGATCAACATGCGGCGCATGAAAGAATAATTTATGATAAATTGGTTCAGCAAGAACAAGCTAATTATGTACAGGAGCTTTTGGTACCGGAGTATATCAAGTTATTGCGTTCGGAAGAACAGTTAATTCAAGAAAATTTGGCACATTTTCTACAAATTGGTCTGCAATTAGAGTTTGTAGGACAGCAGACAGTGCGTGTTGCTAGTGTGCCTGCTGCAATTAATAGTGAAAATTTTAGAGAGTTTTTTAATTATTTGTTACAAACTTTGTTAGAATATAAAAAGCCAACTTTAGCTGATTTCAGACAAGCCGTGGCACACTCGGTTGCTTGCAAAGCAGCAATAAAAGCGGGTAAAAATTTAGATTTAGGACAGATGCAGCTTTTGTTAGAAGAATTATTGGCAACTACCCATCCTTTTACATGTCCTCATGGGCGGCCAATTATGATCGAATTTACAGATCATGAATTAAATAAAATGTTTAAGCGGAGTTGA
- a CDS encoding class I SAM-dependent methyltransferase translates to MKVAITVSNKAGWAQCELAKQYARQLEVAYLARKPITAMLEENELQAILVLENSGWKLKTTEQEFFFHPSMAKLRIENLLKGGTDNLLEAMQLQTGMKILDATLGLASDALVCAYALGNQGTITGIEASKWISFIVTQGLKDYSTIGLLENAAQRIKVHCQDHLSYLVSQADASYDIVYFDPMFEHPVHGSSNMQPLREFACSQELTLLAIEQALRVARRRVVIKENKYNSLFAKLPLTRVCGGRYSKIKYAVIEV, encoded by the coding sequence ATGAAGGTAGCCATAACTGTAAGTAATAAGGCGGGCTGGGCTCAATGTGAATTAGCCAAGCAATATGCCCGGCAACTGGAAGTTGCTTATTTAGCTCGAAAACCAATAACTGCAATGTTGGAAGAAAATGAGTTACAAGCGATCTTAGTTCTAGAAAATTCTGGGTGGAAATTAAAAACCACAGAGCAAGAATTTTTTTTTCACCCGAGTATGGCTAAGTTAAGGATCGAAAATCTATTGAAAGGCGGAACCGATAATTTATTGGAAGCAATGCAACTACAAACCGGCATGAAGATTTTAGATGCTACGTTGGGCTTAGCAAGCGATGCTTTAGTTTGTGCATATGCATTGGGAAATCAGGGGACGATTACCGGAATAGAAGCTTCTAAGTGGATAAGTTTTATTGTGACGCAAGGATTAAAAGATTATTCAACTATAGGTCTGTTAGAAAACGCAGCACAGCGTATCAAGGTTCACTGCCAAGATCATTTGAGTTATTTGGTGTCGCAGGCTGATGCCAGTTATGATATTGTTTATTTTGACCCGATGTTTGAACACCCTGTGCATGGTTCGAGTAACATGCAACCTTTGCGCGAATTCGCTTGTAGCCAAGAATTAACTTTATTAGCTATAGAGCAGGCACTGCGTGTAGCTAGGCGACGTGTTGTTATTAAAGAAAACAAATATAATAGTTTATTTGCTAAATTACCGCTAACAAGGGTGTGTGGTGGTAGATATAGTAAAATAAAGTATGCTGTTATTGAGGTATAG
- the mutS gene encoding DNA mismatch repair protein MutS yields the protein MLENPTPMIAQYLSVKAKHPQEILFFRLGDFYEMFFDDAVLASRELEIALTARDGGNKNKIPMCGVPYHAANNYIAKLIDKGYKVAICEQVEDPKMTKGLVKREVIKVVTPGSFFNENLEQGSNSYIVQVVRYELEAALAVVDVFTGEFKYQYLGRLENDSLLLDSLARLNPVELILETITPANDVMLEFLQSRFPKCLLTYYKPDVAEQLLEKHFEQRPAQIVAVKAIENLLAYVQYILKIDCKHINKLEEIVQEEYMRLDTATLRNLELLRNTNDYGSKNSLFWALNATRTSMGARKLRKSIEFPLLNINTIRTRQEAVGVLIKETLRRDTIAELLDNCCDIERLLSKVELNTINPRDLVNLKQTLIKLPSLKVELSNLTASGLLQKLGLELALQSELGVLLEQALVENPPLIIKDGGVFKSGYSQDLDELRELSQDSDTWLKNFEQQQRELTGIKNLKVGYSKIFGYYLEVSKGNVGAVPANFIRKQTLVNGERYIVAELKEFEDKILGSKEKVYQLELLLFENLRLQVAKNIKELQLLAQQLALLDLVLSFATVADRYNYICPQVVSGDQLKIVEGRHPVVERLLKKELFVPNNTDFAGARIQIITGPNMAGKSTYMRQVALLCIMAQVGSFIPASQATISPIEQVFTRVGASDDLATGQSTFMVEMQEVAGILARANKKSLIILDEVGRGTSTYDGISIAHAVVEYIAQKIKAKTLFATHYHELIELETCLTEVKNFSVAIRERGREIVFLRRIVRGGSDKSYGVHVAQLAGLPSSVLLRATALVDFYAKDNNICQPEKTPSVAKKSVDNHSTGDLFNDVLLQEVLELDLPSITPLEALNFLYKFQAELKKT from the coding sequence ATGTTAGAAAATCCAACACCAATGATAGCGCAATACTTGAGTGTGAAAGCAAAACATCCTCAAGAGATTCTGTTTTTTCGTTTGGGGGATTTCTATGAAATGTTTTTTGATGATGCCGTTTTGGCATCGAGAGAGTTAGAAATTGCGCTTACAGCTCGTGACGGTGGGAATAAAAATAAAATCCCAATGTGTGGGGTTCCTTACCATGCGGCAAATAATTATATTGCCAAACTTATAGATAAAGGTTATAAGGTTGCAATTTGTGAACAGGTTGAAGATCCTAAAATGACTAAAGGGTTGGTAAAACGCGAAGTTATTAAAGTTGTTACCCCAGGCAGTTTTTTTAATGAAAATTTAGAACAAGGGAGTAATAGCTATATAGTACAAGTAGTGCGCTATGAGTTAGAAGCTGCTTTAGCAGTAGTTGATGTATTCACTGGAGAATTTAAGTACCAATACTTGGGCAGGTTAGAAAATGATAGCTTGCTATTGGATAGTTTAGCTCGTTTAAATCCAGTAGAATTAATTTTAGAAACAATTACTCCAGCAAATGATGTTATGCTAGAATTTTTGCAGAGTCGTTTTCCAAAATGCCTGCTAACTTACTACAAACCTGATGTTGCCGAACAACTGTTAGAAAAACATTTTGAACAACGACCAGCTCAAATTGTTGCAGTAAAAGCCATAGAAAACTTACTAGCTTATGTACAATATATTTTAAAAATAGATTGTAAGCATATTAATAAACTAGAAGAAATTGTTCAAGAAGAATACATGCGTTTGGACACAGCAACATTGCGAAATCTAGAATTGTTGCGCAATACAAACGACTATGGCAGTAAAAATTCTTTGTTTTGGGCATTAAATGCAACTCGGACCAGTATGGGGGCCCGTAAACTACGAAAAAGCATTGAATTTCCGCTCCTAAATATAAACACGATCAGAACTAGGCAAGAAGCTGTAGGCGTACTAATCAAAGAAACTTTGCGGCGAGATACAATTGCTGAGCTGTTAGATAACTGTTGTGATATTGAACGGCTTTTATCCAAAGTAGAGTTAAACACGATAAACCCACGAGATTTAGTTAATTTAAAGCAGACTTTAATAAAATTACCGAGTTTAAAAGTAGAACTGAGCAATTTAACAGCAAGCGGACTTTTACAAAAATTAGGTTTAGAATTGGCTTTGCAAAGTGAATTAGGCGTTTTATTAGAACAGGCTTTGGTAGAAAACCCACCCCTGATTATAAAAGATGGTGGGGTGTTTAAGAGTGGCTACAGTCAAGACTTAGATGAACTGCGAGAGTTATCACAAGATAGTGATACTTGGTTGAAAAACTTTGAGCAACAACAACGAGAGCTTACAGGAATTAAAAATCTAAAAGTAGGCTATAGTAAAATTTTTGGGTACTATCTTGAAGTTAGTAAGGGAAATGTAGGTGCAGTACCAGCTAATTTTATCCGTAAGCAAACCCTAGTTAATGGGGAACGATATATTGTTGCCGAATTAAAAGAATTTGAAGATAAAATTTTAGGCTCTAAAGAAAAAGTATATCAATTGGAATTGCTTTTGTTTGAAAACTTACGTTTACAAGTAGCTAAAAACATTAAGGAGTTACAGTTGTTGGCACAGCAATTAGCTTTATTAGATTTAGTTTTAAGTTTTGCTACTGTAGCGGACCGCTATAACTATATTTGTCCACAAGTTGTTAGCGGCGACCAGCTTAAAATTGTAGAAGGTAGGCATCCAGTAGTCGAAAGACTACTAAAAAAAGAATTGTTTGTACCTAACAATACAGATTTTGCCGGCGCAAGGATACAGATAATTACTGGACCGAACATGGCTGGGAAGTCTACATATATGCGCCAAGTTGCTTTATTGTGTATTATGGCTCAAGTTGGCAGCTTTATTCCAGCAAGCCAAGCAACTATCTCTCCAATTGAGCAGGTCTTTACTAGAGTTGGTGCCAGTGATGATTTAGCAACTGGACAAAGTACGTTTATGGTAGAGATGCAAGAAGTTGCTGGAATTTTGGCAAGAGCTAATAAAAAAAGTTTAATTATCTTAGATGAAGTTGGCCGTGGGACAAGTACTTATGATGGGATTAGTATTGCTCATGCTGTGGTAGAATATATTGCACAAAAGATAAAAGCAAAAACCTTATTTGCTACACACTATCACGAATTAATTGAGCTTGAAACTTGTCTAACTGAAGTAAAGAATTTTAGCGTGGCAATTCGTGAGCGTGGCCGCGAAATAGTTTTTTTAAGAAGGATTGTAAGGGGCGGTTCTGATAAGAGTTATGGTGTACATGTAGCTCAATTAGCAGGATTGCCTAGCTCAGTGTTGCTTAGAGCAACCGCACTAGTAGATTTTTATGCTAAGGATAATAATATATGTCAACCAGAGAAAACGCCTAGTGTTGCGAAAAAATCTGTAGATAATCATTCAACAGGCGACTTATTTAATGATGTTTTGTTACAAGAAGTTTTAGAGTTGGATTTACCAAGCATAACGCCATTAGAAGCGTTGAATTTTTTGTATAAATTCCAAGCAGAACTAAAAAAAACATGA
- the miaB gene encoding tRNA (N6-isopentenyl adenosine(37)-C2)-methylthiotransferase MiaB — protein MGKNKFYHILNFGCQMNESDTEHYAAQLITLGYEQAPTIEIADVIVFNTCCVRESAEQKILGKIGEIKHLKNKNKELVLVIAGCMAQKEGKNLIKKFPYIDCVIGTHYVNSFLEIIQAFLENRKKLILLEQNADAKTEFSGISARKSSFAAWIPIMYGCNNFCTYCIVPHVRGRERSRSFAEIEQEIKEAVAKGFKEFTLLGQNVNSYGKEFPGEDNFAKLLEIVDAIPGVERIRYMTSHPRDMNEAVIKTIANSKHICDHFHLPLQAGSDKILKRMNRGYTAAEYLKLVELVRHYVPQATLTTDLIVGFPGETEADFQATLDTVKAAGYDAAYTFLYSRRSGTPASEYSEQVPLPVKKERFNKLLAMQNEICLAKNEAYVGKVVEVLCEGSSKTDATVLTGRTTGNKIVLWPKIKENIAIGDLIQVKITQAQTWLLKGEQIC, from the coding sequence ATGGGAAAAAATAAATTTTATCATATATTAAATTTTGGCTGTCAAATGAATGAAAGTGATACAGAACACTATGCGGCACAACTAATAACGTTAGGCTATGAACAAGCGCCAACTATTGAAATTGCTGATGTTATTGTTTTTAATACATGTTGCGTACGAGAAAGTGCAGAACAAAAAATTCTTGGTAAAATTGGTGAAATTAAACATTTAAAAAATAAAAACAAAGAATTAGTTTTAGTTATTGCAGGTTGTATGGCCCAAAAAGAGGGGAAAAATTTAATAAAAAAATTCCCCTATATTGATTGTGTTATAGGGACTCATTATGTAAATAGTTTTTTAGAAATCATACAGGCTTTTTTGGAAAATCGCAAAAAGTTGATTTTGTTAGAACAAAATGCTGATGCTAAAACTGAATTTAGCGGTATAAGTGCGCGTAAAAGTAGTTTTGCGGCTTGGATTCCAATTATGTATGGTTGCAATAATTTCTGCACTTATTGTATTGTACCGCATGTGCGAGGCAGAGAACGTAGCCGAAGTTTTGCGGAAATTGAGCAAGAAATTAAAGAGGCGGTTGCAAAGGGCTTTAAAGAGTTTACTTTGTTAGGACAGAATGTTAATTCTTACGGCAAGGAATTCCCCGGAGAAGACAATTTTGCTAAATTATTGGAAATCGTTGATGCCATCCCAGGAGTAGAACGAATTCGTTATATGACTAGTCATCCGCGAGATATGAATGAAGCGGTAATAAAAACTATTGCGAACAGTAAACATATTTGTGACCATTTCCACTTACCTTTACAAGCAGGTAGTGATAAAATTTTAAAGCGAATGAATCGTGGTTATACAGCTGCCGAGTATTTGAAACTAGTGGAATTGGTAAGGCATTATGTACCCCAAGCCACTTTGACTACGGATTTAATTGTAGGCTTTCCAGGCGAAACAGAAGCTGATTTTCAAGCTACTTTAGATACTGTGAAAGCAGCTGGCTATGACGCTGCCTATACATTTTTATATTCGCGTCGTTCAGGAACTCCAGCGAGTGAATATAGTGAACAGGTGCCACTTCCAGTTAAAAAAGAACGGTTTAATAAACTGTTAGCGATGCAAAACGAAATTTGTTTGGCTAAAAATGAAGCTTATGTAGGTAAAGTAGTGGAGGTCTTGTGTGAAGGTTCAAGTAAAACAGATGCTACAGTATTGACGGGCAGAACTACCGGTAATAAAATCGTTTTATGGCCTAAAATTAAAGAGAATATTGCAATAGGTGATCTTATACAGGTTAAAATTACCCAAGCTCAAACTTGGTTACTAAAAGGTGAGCAAATATGTTAG